From the genome of Pelobates fuscus isolate aPelFus1 chromosome 6, aPelFus1.pri, whole genome shotgun sequence, one region includes:
- the LOC134615247 gene encoding nacrein-like protein C1, whose protein sequence is MEKPGNGGLMGKPGNGGLMGKPGNRGLMGKPGNGGMGETGERGFNGETGERGVNGERGFNGETGERGVNGGNRETGG, encoded by the exons ATGGAGAAACCGGGaaacggggggttaatggggaaaccgggaaacggggggttaatggggaaacCGGGGAACAGGGGGTTAATGGGGAAACCGGGAAAtggggg aatgggggaaaCCGGGGAACGGGGGTTTAATGGGGAAACCGGGgaacggggggttaatggggaaCGGGGGTTTAATGGGGAAACCGGGGagcggggggttaatgggggaaaCCGGGaaacggggggttaa